The DNA window GATTAACGGAAAACGTCGCCTCCCGGTTTATGAAATGCATTCCCCTCACACACCGCGGAGCAGCGGACAAAGCGCAAATGTGTAGGGTGTGTTGCAGTTtgaattgtttccttttcttcctgtTAGGGTATAtacgttttccatttttgtttctgtacAGTCGTTAGCAGGCGCTTGCCTACACACACGATCATGCGTAAGACGTTTCGAGCTGGTGTCGGTTCTGGTGCCGCTGGGCCCGCAGTTCTTTACGCGTCTCCCGTATTAACTGTTTCGTGGTGGTTTCGTCAGCATCATCCCACCCATTCCTATCACCTTCGTTCCAGTCTTCTAATTCGTTCTGTTCCGGGTAATAGAgagacatttttcttttaattttggaCAACAACAAAGCGCTTCTGACGCTTTCTAACATGGCGGCATTCACTTACCACAACAGGAATGTCAATTTTGGCCACCAAGCGACTAAAATCGCTCGGTTCCGATTCGGTGGCGATGCAGATTTTCGGTTGCGATGAGATCTGTGGCGTCATATCCTGAAAGTAGTCCATCTCCGGCTGCGGTTCCGTCGGTGATGGTGGTTGGGCAAGCGTTTCCCGGTACCGTTCTATGTGCTCTTCCACCGTTTTGGGTGAATCGTCCCACGAGTTCCAGTCCTTCTCCGGCACATTCTTACCGTGACCGGCACTGCGTGTCGCATTCGGGTACCGATCGACGCTGACAGTATTCAGCACCTCACACTCGCTGGCGGACAGTTTCCGGCGGCGGGAAAAGCAACACATCGCACGCTTTAGCACACCCACGATTGCTAGCAGAAGTTGCCGAATCCGGTTCATCACTAGCTCTGTGATCATTCTAGCACGATTTGTTCCAAACGTCCAATCGGAACGGGCAGTAGTTGGGCGAAGTGACACCTGCAAAAGGTAAGGTTGGATGGTTTTAGCTGTacgaataaggggtcgaatgTAGTACGAATTGCAACCAGCGTTGTGAAACATTAACCAGTAATGTACGTCTATCACAAAATAGTAACTACAGATTCTACACCTACAGCAGCTAGCTAGTAAACATGCATACTTGCAGGGTATAAAAAGAACTtttaaaacccttttttcatcttcctaTCCTGCACTAGTTCTAGGAATGGTAATGGTAATGTTTACGTACCGATTGGCCGTCACTTGACAGCTTGATCTGTCATATACGTGCACATATTTGTGTTTGTCTTCTTCATGGTGTGCTTCCTGACAGCCGGAAAGCTATTGGTAAAATTCTTAGAAGAGCTTTCTTTATCGGACTATTTTCTCAATGAAGAAAGCAAGATGAGaaacaattatatttttttcagattaaaatttcaatcaacaaacaaacaatttaaatggaTGTGGTCAATTCATATCGGAATAgttgttctatttttatttgtcattTCTCGCCAACATGAGCTCATCTAACGTATTTCAACAATTCGAA is part of the Anopheles funestus chromosome X, idAnoFuneDA-416_04, whole genome shotgun sequence genome and encodes:
- the LOC125769797 gene encoding receptor-binding cancer antigen expressed on SiSo cells, with the protein product MITELVMNRIRQLLLAIVGVLKRAMCCFSRRRKLSASECEVLNTVSVDRYPNATRSAGHGKNVPEKDWNSWDDSPKTVEEHIERYRETLAQPPSPTEPQPEMDYFQDMTPQISSQPKICIATESEPSDFSRLVAKIDIPVVNELEDWNEGDRNGWDDADETTTKQLIRETRKELRAQRHQNRHQLETSYA